A window of the Bacillota bacterium genome harbors these coding sequences:
- a CDS encoding YjbE family putative metal transport protein (Members of this highly hydrophobic protein family,regularly are found preceded by the yybP-ykoY manganese riboswitch (see RF00080). A metal cation transport function is proposed.): MEQLFLGALEIVLIDLVLAGDNACVIAMAVRRLSKRRRLVGITLGAGAAVALRVSLTFVASQIIMLSFLKLIGGALVIWIAVKLLRDNAIDCEANGREAGSLWEAVRLIMIADVVMSTDNILAIAAVAKGNLLLLLFGLGLSIPFVVFGSSFLCMIMDRFPATTYLAAAVLGKIGGELMITDPYIRRFYHPSGAVEIAVEIGCAVGVIAVAALLTRRRARRVKRWGDAWR; encoded by the coding sequence ATGGAACAGCTTTTCCTGGGAGCTTTGGAGATTGTGCTGATCGACCTGGTGCTGGCGGGTGACAACGCCTGCGTCATAGCCATGGCCGTACGCAGACTTTCGAAGCGGCGGAGGCTTGTGGGGATCACCCTGGGCGCCGGAGCGGCTGTAGCCTTGCGGGTCAGTCTGACCTTCGTCGCTTCTCAGATTATAATGCTCTCGTTTTTAAAGCTGATCGGCGGCGCGCTTGTCATCTGGATCGCCGTAAAACTGCTGAGGGACAATGCGATCGACTGCGAGGCCAACGGCAGAGAGGCCGGAAGTCTGTGGGAAGCCGTCAGGCTGATAATGATCGCCGACGTGGTGATGAGTACGGACAATATCTTGGCTATAGCCGCAGTAGCCAAAGGAAACCTGCTGCTTTTGCTTTTCGGGCTGGGACTGAGCATCCCGTTCGTGGTATTCGGATCGAGCTTCCTTTGTATGATAATGGACCGTTTTCCGGCCACTACTTACCTGGCGGCGGCTGTTCTCGGAAAAATCGGGGGAGAGTTGATGATTACCGATCCATATATACGGCGGTTCTATCATCCCTCGGGTGCGGTTGAGATCGCCGTAGAGATCGGTTGCGCGGTCGGCGTAATTGCGGTCGCCGCGTTGCTGACGCGCCGAAGAGCCAGACGCGTCAAACGCTGGGGCGACGCGTGGCGTTAA
- a CDS encoding LysM peptidoglycan-binding domain-containing protein → MSRRIDFTRHYSVKPGDTLWKIARENKTTVDTLLRFNPGIDLYNLQAGRLICLPPVAPVRQNSACASGIYWTVAPGETFWAVSQATGVPLDTLLALNPFVDPENMPVGTNLCLPS, encoded by the coding sequence ATGAGCCGGCGGATTGATTTTACCCGCCATTACTCGGTAAAACCCGGTGATACCTTATGGAAGATAGCGAGAGAAAATAAAACGACGGTTGATACCTTGTTGAGGTTTAATCCAGGGATAGACCTTTACAACCTTCAGGCGGGCCGGTTGATATGCCTGCCTCCCGTAGCTCCTGTGAGGCAGAATTCCGCCTGCGCATCCGGCATTTACTGGACGGTGGCGCCCGGCGAAACGTTCTGGGCCGTATCCCAGGCCACCGGGGTGCCTCTGGACACTTTACTGGCGCTCAATCCGTTCGTTGACCCCGAAAACATGCCTGTAGGGACCAACCTTTGCCTGCCGTCATGA
- a CDS encoding ArsB/NhaD family transporter, with the protein MLEHYQVITAVAVFLVTYALIVSEKIHRTVAAFTAAAFLVLIGVMNVRNAVEAIDFNTIGLLVGMMVIVGVTRKTGIFQYTAVKAAKLSRGKPFIIIAALALVTAVLSAFLDNVTTVLLIVPATFSIARRLELNPVPFLISEIVASNIGGAATLIGDPPNIMIGGATGLGFMDFLINLTPVLLVTYIITIFIIRLIFRRELSTRQELQERIMELDENQEIKDPELLRKCLIVLFLTVLGFFLHQYVHLESSVIALSGMSLLLLITREDVTDSINAVEWSVIFFFIGLFVTVGALDKVGVIEAVAGWSLEVTHGNMIASGMLTLWISAIASAFVDNIPFVATMIPLIQDMGRLGGIADLNFLWWALSLGACLGGNGTIIGASANVIVIAMAEKRGYSISFIGFMKVAFPLMLMSIVLSTVYLVLWFYFNRTVVLVSTLGLGIVLQIALSVFSKYRSMPDENKAASDGAIA; encoded by the coding sequence TTGCTGGAACACTATCAGGTAATTACGGCCGTCGCGGTGTTTTTGGTTACATACGCGTTAATAGTCTCGGAAAAGATTCATCGGACGGTGGCAGCCTTTACGGCGGCGGCGTTCCTCGTGCTGATCGGCGTGATGAACGTGCGGAATGCGGTGGAAGCGATAGATTTTAACACGATCGGCCTCCTGGTGGGCATGATGGTTATCGTCGGCGTCACCAGAAAAACCGGAATCTTTCAGTACACGGCGGTGAAAGCGGCAAAGTTATCGCGGGGTAAGCCGTTTATAATCATCGCGGCGCTTGCGTTGGTAACGGCGGTTTTATCGGCCTTCCTCGACAATGTAACCACGGTGCTGTTGATCGTTCCGGCTACGTTTTCCATCGCAAGGCGGCTGGAGCTCAATCCGGTACCGTTTCTCATCAGCGAAATAGTGGCTTCGAATATCGGCGGCGCCGCCACGCTTATCGGCGACCCGCCAAACATAATGATCGGCGGCGCAACCGGTTTGGGATTCATGGATTTCCTTATTAACCTTACCCCGGTTTTGCTGGTGACTTATATCATTACCATTTTCATAATACGGTTGATTTTCCGGCGGGAACTGTCAACACGTCAGGAACTCCAGGAAAGGATAATGGAACTCGACGAAAACCAGGAGATTAAAGACCCCGAACTGCTGCGAAAGTGCCTTATAGTGCTCTTTTTAACGGTGCTCGGGTTCTTCTTGCACCAGTACGTTCATTTGGAGTCGTCGGTTATCGCCCTATCCGGAATGAGTTTGCTGCTGCTTATCACGAGGGAAGACGTGACCGATTCCATAAACGCGGTTGAATGGTCCGTGATATTTTTCTTCATCGGTCTCTTTGTTACGGTTGGAGCTTTAGATAAAGTCGGAGTAATCGAAGCTGTCGCCGGGTGGTCTCTGGAGGTGACGCACGGCAACATGATCGCTTCGGGCATGTTAACCCTGTGGATATCGGCTATCGCCTCCGCTTTCGTGGACAACATACCGTTTGTCGCGACCATGATTCCGCTTATCCAGGACATGGGGCGGCTGGGCGGCATCGCCGACCTTAATTTCCTCTGGTGGGCACTGTCGCTGGGCGCCTGTCTTGGGGGCAATGGAACCATTATCGGGGCATCGGCCAACGTCATCGTAATCGCCATGGCCGAGAAAAGAGGCTACTCCATCAGCTTTATCGGGTTTATGAAGGTGGCATTTCCATTGATGTTAATGTCTATCGTCCTATCGACGGTTTACCTCGTTTTGTGGTTCTACTTTAACAGAACGGTCGTATTAGTTTCTACACTCGGCCTTGGTATCGTTCTCCAAATTGCTTTAAGTGTTTTTTCAAAGTACAGGTCAATGCCCGATGAGAATAAGGCGGCTTCCGACGGCGCGATCGCTTGA
- a CDS encoding copper amine oxidase N-terminal domain-containing protein, giving the protein MHKKLFLLAVLAFVFLISSTSCASGNLSGEVVFRVGNNTYTINDETTTMDAVPFIENSRTFIPVRYLAICLSVPESNILWSSSARTVTLKTDTVTMEMAVGGHIFYVNDAACEMDVTPLIINGRTYLPARYVAEPFGYMVRWDAAARSVSIVPEGADTEPAANEAEKIVEQVKTDLADNKEVSVSTIGVKEITQVEWPDTSLGCPEPGLMYAQVITPGYKIILSDGSTDYEYHAGNGGNLIFCSSFGVALK; this is encoded by the coding sequence GTGCATAAGAAACTCTTCCTTCTTGCGGTCCTGGCCTTTGTATTTTTGATTTCTTCCACCTCCTGTGCTTCGGGCAACCTGTCCGGTGAGGTTGTTTTCCGGGTCGGCAACAACACGTACACCATCAACGACGAAACCACAACCATGGACGCCGTACCCTTTATAGAGAACAGCCGGACGTTTATTCCGGTGCGTTATCTCGCCATTTGTCTGAGCGTTCCGGAAAGCAATATTTTGTGGAGCTCATCCGCACGTACTGTTACCTTGAAAACAGATACTGTAACCATGGAAATGGCGGTAGGCGGCCATATATTTTACGTCAACGACGCAGCCTGTGAAATGGACGTCACGCCGTTAATTATAAACGGACGCACTTACCTTCCGGCAAGATACGTCGCCGAGCCGTTCGGATACATGGTCCGCTGGGACGCTGCGGCACGTTCCGTTTCTATCGTTCCCGAAGGAGCGGATACGGAGCCCGCCGCCAATGAGGCCGAAAAGATTGTGGAGCAGGTCAAAACCGACCTTGCCGACAACAAAGAAGTATCCGTATCAACCATCGGTGTCAAGGAAATAACCCAGGTTGAATGGCCCGACACCAGCCTTGGCTGTCCGGAACCGGGCCTTATGTACGCCCAGGTTATAACGCCGGGTTATAAAATAATCCTCAGTGACGGAAGTACGGATTATGAATACCATGCGGGTAACGGCGGCAATCTCATTTTTTGCAGTTCTTTTGGGGTGGCTTTAAAATAA
- a CDS encoding putative sulfate/molybdate transporter — translation MTPAKPQSQEPTLPLRNRFDRSEWAGAFGDLGTLIPFVIGYITVMHLNPLGILFMFGILLIACGAYYKTPIPVQPMKAIGAAAITSGVVTQGMVCGAGLFTGLFWLTMGLTNTINLVSKVATKPIIRGIVLGLGFLFIRDGIRMMSTGWVIALFALLVTFLMLGNKKIPAMFALLLIGVIVAFYKDPGLFSRLAAVNVGFKLPLFALGDMTWNEFLKGALILGIPQIPLTLGNAVIAITAENNRLFPNHPVSEKKIAVSQGIMNLISPIGGGIPMCHGAGGMAGHVRFGARTGGATVILGCLLLMTALFFSDSVLLIFKMFPENILGVILFFAGLELAVSARDVPREKNDFYVFLVTAGFAVWNMGAGFLAGVILEQLTRRNIVKM, via the coding sequence GTGACGCCGGCAAAACCTCAGTCACAGGAACCGACGCTCCCGCTGCGAAACCGCTTCGATCGCTCCGAGTGGGCCGGCGCCTTCGGCGACCTCGGTACCCTTATTCCGTTCGTCATCGGATATATTACCGTTATGCATCTCAATCCTCTCGGCATCCTTTTCATGTTCGGCATACTGCTTATCGCCTGCGGCGCTTACTACAAAACACCCATCCCCGTACAGCCGATGAAGGCCATCGGCGCCGCGGCAATCACTTCCGGGGTGGTAACTCAGGGGATGGTTTGCGGCGCGGGACTTTTCACGGGCCTTTTCTGGCTGACCATGGGCCTGACAAACACCATCAACCTGGTGTCAAAAGTAGCGACAAAGCCGATAATCCGCGGGATCGTCCTGGGTCTGGGATTTCTTTTTATACGCGACGGCATCAGAATGATGAGTACCGGTTGGGTTATCGCGTTATTTGCCTTGCTGGTCACATTCCTCATGCTTGGGAACAAAAAAATACCGGCGATGTTCGCCCTTCTTTTGATCGGTGTAATTGTCGCCTTTTATAAAGATCCCGGTCTTTTCTCGCGCCTTGCGGCGGTTAATGTGGGTTTCAAACTGCCGCTCTTCGCTCTTGGCGACATGACCTGGAATGAGTTCCTTAAAGGAGCGCTTATCCTTGGGATACCGCAGATTCCGCTTACCCTTGGCAACGCTGTCATCGCCATCACCGCCGAGAACAACCGCCTCTTCCCCAACCACCCGGTATCGGAAAAGAAGATCGCCGTTTCACAGGGCATTATGAACCTGATTTCCCCCATCGGCGGCGGAATTCCGATGTGTCACGGCGCCGGCGGCATGGCCGGCCACGTGCGTTTCGGCGCGCGCACCGGCGGGGCCACCGTTATCCTCGGGTGTCTTTTGCTTATGACCGCACTCTTCTTCAGCGATTCCGTCCTGTTGATTTTTAAAATGTTTCCGGAGAACATCCTTGGTGTAATCCTCTTTTTCGCTGGTCTTGAACTGGCTGTTTCGGCCCGTGATGTTCCGCGCGAAAAAAACGATTTCTACGTCTTCCTGGTCACCGCCGGTTTTGCCGTCTGGAACATGGGAGCTGGTTTTTTGGCCGGCGTAATTCTTGAACAGTTGACGAGGCGAAACATAGTTAAGATGTAG
- a CDS encoding YkgJ family cysteine cluster protein — MAAAGGVLGESIPSYGEAEMARKTERDNCIRCGACCLKGGPILHHEDRAILLAGHASYRHLITIRKDELAFDPTIEAIKPVEKEMVKVRGKGDGWSCCLYDEKNSTCLIYESRFLECRLLKCWDTAEIISVIGKDTITRADIIDHDDPVMEIIEIHERECSIGEIERLIHGLKSGTAKRESTEKLTHLISRDLAIRFFAASELGLPEDLERFVFGRSLIEIVKCRGIRIKPSSCLAKDCPPQMKSYITTAIKAPE, encoded by the coding sequence ATGGCGGCAGCCGGAGGAGTACTTGGGGAGAGTATACCATCCTACGGCGAGGCGGAAATGGCGCGCAAAACGGAAAGGGACAACTGCATACGGTGCGGCGCCTGCTGCCTGAAGGGCGGTCCGATCCTCCATCACGAAGACAGGGCGATACTTCTCGCCGGACACGCGAGCTACCGGCACTTAATCACCATCAGGAAGGATGAATTGGCGTTCGATCCCACCATCGAGGCAATAAAACCGGTGGAGAAAGAAATGGTCAAGGTGCGCGGAAAAGGGGATGGCTGGTCCTGCTGTCTATACGACGAAAAGAACTCTACCTGTCTAATATACGAAAGCCGATTTCTGGAATGCCGCCTTCTGAAATGCTGGGACACCGCGGAGATAATATCCGTTATCGGTAAGGACACAATTACGCGCGCTGACATTATCGACCATGACGACCCCGTAATGGAGATCATCGAGATACACGAACGGGAGTGTTCCATCGGGGAGATCGAGAGGTTGATTCACGGCTTAAAATCCGGAACAGCCAAACGGGAGTCAACGGAAAAGCTTACCCATTTAATCAGCAGGGACCTGGCTATACGCTTCTTCGCCGCTTCTGAACTGGGACTGCCCGAGGATTTAGAACGCTTTGTTTTCGGGCGTTCATTGATTGAGATCGTAAAATGCCGCGGGATAAGAATTAAACCGTCCTCTTGCTTAGCAAAGGACTGTCCTCCCCAAATGAAATCATACATTACCACCGCCATTAAAGCCCCTGAATAA
- a CDS encoding STAS-like domain-containing protein → MKLSLGKWGNHLNSRRLGQEIRFLLSDELKKGRRVEVDLKDVMTASPGFCIEAFAKLNLYVPETGFKSCVKFSNANDEVRTVIQHAVHPLHYEEMGKKTGIGI, encoded by the coding sequence ATGAAATTATCGCTCGGTAAGTGGGGGAATCACCTAAACAGCCGGAGACTCGGACAGGAAATAAGGTTTCTACTATCGGATGAGTTGAAGAAAGGTCGCCGCGTGGAAGTGGATTTAAAGGACGTCATGACGGCGTCCCCCGGATTTTGTATCGAAGCCTTTGCTAAACTGAATCTGTATGTTCCGGAAACCGGGTTTAAGTCTTGCGTTAAATTTTCGAACGCTAACGACGAGGTAAGGACCGTCATCCAGCACGCCGTGCATCCACTTCATTACGAAGAAATGGGCAAAAAGACGGGAATTGGCATATAA